The sequence TCTTCTGCTTCGTCTATTCCTTCTTCCTCATCGTGGTACAGCAGGATACTcaattcttttcttttgcatCGGTGCCCCGGCGTATATTATTCTTCGCATCGATAGCATAGCCCCTTGTCCCTCCGATGCTGCATTTCGCTGTCAAACAGTCCTTTGAATGCGCCAGTCGTGAATGATCTACCATTTACGTCTTTTAGTGTGACCACCGCAGGTCGGGTTGAGAGAAATTGTTCGGGCGGTCGATTGTGTGTTTTATTTCGGGGTAGGGCCGAGTTGACCCATGGTTGTATTAAGCCCCGAGTTCAAAGACACCTCCGTGGACTTCGATGGATTTGGGCTGCCTCTGCCCCATTTCTTCCTTCGGGCTTCCTCCGTGTCTTCGATGATCTGGGCCATCCTCATCTTCTCCTTCAGCCCAATTAACTTAAACATTCTCATCTTGATTTGGATATCATCTTTCAGCCCACTAACAAACTTACTTTCCAACGTTTCTTCTGAAAGGTCCTTCGACAGTCCCGAAAGCTGCTCGAATCACTGCTGATATGCACGAACGCTGCCGTCTTGCTTCAAAGTAAGGAACTGGgctctccaatcttcttctttgaCCGGTAGGAAGCGCAGCAGGAGCTGCTCCTTAAACTTTGCCCAGGTATTCATCGGTGTTCTCTCTTCCTTCCATTGATGCCATTCCAACGCTTCTCCTTCCAAACACAGAATCGCAGCTTCGATTTTATCCTTCTTCGATAAACGATTAACTACGAAATACCTTTCTACTATGTGAAACCAACCCATCGGATCTTCTCCTATCTCCCCTTTGAATATCAGAATTTCCAGTTTTCACAACCTCATATCGAACAATGGCACTTCTCTTCTCTCGCCGATATCCTCCCTTGTCGGCTTTTTCCCTCTATCCGTCACCGCTTTCTCCGATAACCCTGATTCCTCTTCCTTGAGTAGTTTCGATTTCTTCGACCATACTTACAATGCACGAATCATTTTCTATTCCAGAGTTTCTCCCAAGGCTTCGATCTTTGTTGTCATCATGCTCTCAGTGATTTGTTGCATCTCCCCAAACCGCAGATCCATCCTATTTTCCATTCCTACTTGTAGCAAAGTAAGTTGTTCTTCCACAGTTGATAATCTTGCTTCCATCTTCTTCACCATACCCTTCCCAAGAACGaatgactctgataccaaattgatAGTAACTCAGTTATGTATTCACTATTTTGGCTCAAAATAGCCTAGGAAGCCGAGACCTCCTCCTCTTTACAGCTTACAAGCTTAATTCTAAGATGAAAATTCGATATCTATCCCTCCCCCTACCTCATATTTTTATACTAAATCAGTTACCCATAGATAACAGATTTCTCCCTCCTCCCCTAGTGGTCCCATCTCTAACTACTTTTATTCTCTTCCTCATTTACATTTATATCCCCCTTGCTATTCTTTTTGTTAATTCTCctttcatattttctaaatatGAGGGGTCTATCAGAGTCTTAATCCTCTATAGAACGTCAAAGACCTACTCAACCGTGGGAGAGGGATCTAGTAAAACCCTAAAGAAAGACTTATAAGAGAAACCCTCCATGGGGGAAGGACTCACACACATGAATATTCTTTCTCCCAAGCCTAAAGTCGAAATCCTCAATCAATGAAAGAAAGGATGTCACCTCCACGTTTCCCTATTGGACAAAGACCAACAAAAaccaaaagagaaagaaattgaaTTCTTCGACCAAACCAAAAATTCCGACACTcgacaatttttttaatgaggATAAATGATATGATCGAGGAAACGTAGAGGAGTGACGTCTATCTCCcacccaaaaatatgttttcttACCACCTCCCATCACAGAAAACAAGATGGGAAAAAGAAAGGAGATGAAAAGAAATAACTCTCCAAAGATTTTAGTGTATGCCTTTAATCCCTTTTGTCGCCCACTCAAAGTGATGGGGGACGTGCTTGCTCACAATAATCTTCCGCCACAAGGATTTAAGTTCGAGGGGAAACTGTCAGCCATTTAGCCAACAAAGCTTTGTTGTGTAACCTTGAATTTCAAATCTCTAACCCCTCCCCCCTGATTCACAGGTTTCCCCACAACGTCCCACCTAACCAAATGAGatcctttcctttcctttcctcTACTCCTTCCCAGAGGAAGTCTCTCATAAGCTTCTCAATACTCTTGCAAACCAGGACGGGCGTTTTGAAAAGAGAAAAGTAATAGATAGGGATTCCACTCAACACTGATCTAATAAGCGTCAGTCTTCCAACTTTGGAGAAAACACTTTTCTTCCAAGAAGCCAATCTCTTTCTAATGTTCTCATTGGGAGGGAGTCCCAAAACAAGATAGCTCTCAGATTACTTCCAAAGGGGAAGCTAAGGTCCAACAAAGGGAAGGAGTCAACATCACAACCCACCAAACTAGCCCATCTATTAAGCTTTTCCTACTCACGgtttatattcaaaatataacacTTGTTTCTATTAATTTTAAGTCCCAACATCCTCTCAAATAACCCCAAAATGTGATTGAGGATAAGGAAATATCCTTCTTTACCAAAACAGAAGAAAATCATGTCATCAGCAAACTGAAGGTGAGAAATAGCCACATCCTTAGAGCCAACCTTAAAGTACTCAAGAATGCCTCCTTCTACCCCTTGTAGATGAGACGGCTTAAAATATCCACAACCaacaaaataaaaggaaagGAGATAAAGGATTCTCATGTCTCAAGCCTCTAGGGACCAAAATCGAATCCTTAGAGGAGCCTTTAATAAGGATCGAATAATTCACATTCCTAACACAATTCTATATCTACATTCTCTATTTATGCCTGAAGTCCTTCTTGTCCATCACCTTGTCCAAAAAATCTCAGTCAACATGATCGTAAGCTCTCTCTAAGTCAATTTTGAAAATCTcacctttctttttcttaactATATAATTCTCAATGACCTTGTACGTAGTGAGGGCCTGATCAAGAATCTACCTCCCTGCAACAAAGGCTCATTAGGCTTCAAAATTGATCGAGGGAAGCACTCTCCTTAAATAATTAGCCAAGACCTTTCCTAGGTTCTTAAACACACTGGTTGTACACcttcctttttctcttctccAACCTGTGCATGACTTTATTCTTTTGGTTGagagccttttttttttgttgatgattttcctGGGGTGTCCTCCATTATCAAAGagtatttaattttggttttgcctgagttaatgcattttcattgcagataaaaaaaaaatccaggtAAATGTCTTAAGAATAATATTCTCTAACCATGTTGGTAGTGAATAGTGTGATGAATTCCATGTACATGACAAGTCAAAGTCAAACTACCCTAACTACCCTGGCAGCTAAACCACCCATCAATTTATTACTTTTCCATTTAGCATTCAGAAATCTTAAGACTATGTATCTTTGAGGACTTCAAACCGACTGTTTCAAGTTTCAACCCTTAAAACCATCTAGCCCCTCTAACTGAAGAATTTTCCCTTCCATATCACAAACTACAAAGGATAGgataatatttcaattttgtcattttggtTCATCAACTTCTGAAATTGTCCCTAGACATTTTCCTTCTCCTTTGCTTTTAAAGACAAATTTCTGAAGTTTGCAAAGATGATGTAATGTAACACTGAAATTTGTCCTACTACCCATATACAAATCATGTTATAGCTTAGCAGAAactaatttgtttaatttttactaTCCACGAATTACTAtcacaaaataaaaattcagaATACATATTCAATATTCACTTTAAAATATTGAGTAAAGGGCGTGAGCTTGAGTGCCCTGCAAGATATCTGAAGTTGTGATCTGACATCATAAAAATATTCTCGATAATCCAACTGGTCTCTAAAGGGAAAATTTTCCCCCTACGGTAGGATAGAAAATTTTCCACACGACATTTATTATTTAACAATAGGACTCCACTAAGAAAACAAATTAAGACAAATTTCCGGCGTGAACACGAAATTCATCAAGAGAAGATATGAAAAATTTTACCGCCAGAAAAATTTGGGAAGGATAACACAAATGCTAACAGTAGCTCAATGAATAAAAAGAGGAAGCAACAGTTTATCATTTTTTTGGTCCTTTTATTTTATNNNNNAgagaagataaaaatactttttttcttcaatttctttctcAAGAAAAGCTCTATTAACGTTCATGGTAACAATAGGATAGCATCTCCACTAACCAAAAAAGCAGATACACAACTACAAATGAACCCTAGGgatcaaaattaaaaaggaaaaaaaaaattgaacattaATTTTATTCTCTGACGTGAGCTATATTATATGTTCCTCCTAAAGATTACTATCTAGCCGACTAGCCCATTGACTAGTACTAACATGAGGGCAGGACATTAATACAAAGCCACCAGTTATACTAATAACAATCATGATCTTTTCATTGTCAATCCACTGGGGAGGAACCTTACACAACTACACTGTTTTAATTTGGCAACAGCTTCCTGCGACTTACCAAGAGCGAGATCAACATAAACTGCAGTCAAAGTGGCTTCTGGACTGTTCGGCATAATCGATAATGCTTCTGATACAAACTGTTGTGCCTCTTCAAAATTTCCTTGTAAAGCCGAAACAGTGGCAAAATTTGCAAGGAGGACGGCCCGTGCTTCCTCTGGTCTTAGGAACTTGATGTGATGAGCATCCTCCTGAGATGAATTATTAGCAGTCGTCGATCCTCCGTTTGCGCCTTCAAGATCAGCAGTCCCATCTATTCGCCATAGTTCACAGTCCTCCTGACTGAATGGCAATTTGAAATCAATCCCTTCGAATACATAGTATAATAAATGGTCGGCAGCTTCTTTTGTTCTATTTAGCAAGCAAAGAGCCTCTGCAGCATAAACGTGGCCTAAGAATGTATAAACTTTATTACTTTCTTGAAGCTCCACAAGAGACCTTGCAATTGTCAGAGATCTCAACGGGTTTCCAAGTTTCAACTCCACATAAGCCAGGTTTGCAAGAAGTGCTTGCTTAATCAACAGGTTTTCTCTCCGAGAAATTTCATCATAATAGGAGAGGGAGTTTTGCACAAGTTCCTGAATAGTAGCACCTTTTTGTTCCTTTGCATCACCGTTTGCAGTTACCTGACTTGAGCCTAGAGTTGAGGCGGAGGCCTTGGAATCAATACAATGTAAGTTCTTATAATTTCTCCTTGAAGTCGCTACTTCACTTGAATCTCTCTCCTCCAAGGAAGAATTGGAGGACAAGACAGAATGCAAAAAGCTTGTCTCAGAATGGTTTAACAAGTACAGGGCATTAGAGAGACATTGCCGAGCAAGAGAAATTGACAGCTTAGGTTGTCCTTCGCTGCTGAAATGCCCATCTTCTCTTCCAGAGGAATATGCACATCCGTTTTTCGAAATTCCATCTCCCAATACAAGCTGCCTCCATTTTCCTGTTCCAACAACATGAACCTTGATATCTGATCTATCGGAATCTGCAAGGTTGTCCTTTAGAAGCCCCTTCTCTGAAGCCATTAAGCAGCATTCGGCAAGACGGAGCCACAGCAGAGGACGGTTATAGAAAATCAAACTGGCTTTTTGAAAGCATCGAGCAGCAAGAAGTGGTTTTCCACAAGCCAAGTACTGAACACCACAATTATAGATGATAAGAAGAGAGTTGTCCTGTGAAACAGTAGTTGGTTTTCTATCCTTCCAGAGAGCTGTACTATTAGATACAGCTTTGGAAAAGAATACTGTTGATGAATGATACTTCCCAAGTTGGTTATATATGCAGCCAAGGTTGTTGTTTAACATGCTTGAGATCCCCATGTCTGTCCGGTTACTTGAAGCCAGTAGTAGCTTCATGGCCTTACGATGGTTGCCACGGGCATATTCAAGTTCAGCCTTCAAGAGAAGAGCCATGGATGAATCTATCCCACGAGCAATGTTCATGGCATGCTTTGCTTCACGCTTCGCTTGCTTTAAATTTCTAGTGAGAAGAAGAAAGCGAACCTTATATAGCTGCAATTTAAGCTTGAGATCAACTGTAGATAAAGATCGATCAATTGGGATCCTTAAAAGAACGTTCGAAGATGAAAAACCAGTCTGTGTTGCTGGATTCTGTCCACCAATATCCAGTGTTGATAACATAGACTCGTACTCAAATGTCTCTTCTGACAAAGTTCTCGATAGAGCATTTTCCGATGCATTGACACTTGCAGCTAAATCTGAATTGGAAGATTCAAAGGCAGAAGCATTGGTAGGAATGGATGAAGATTTTGCAACCACGTTTGTGGATTGTTGTACCCCTGTACCAACATTTTCACTTTGGCTTGTACTGGTAACCCCAAAAGCCTTTTCGAGATAAAGTAGAACATCCTGACAAAAAATACATGAGAACCCCATTTTCAATATATCATCACGCATTTGTCAACAGAACTCAGTTCCACTAAAGACAAAAGAGTCTAGAAACAACATGAGAATATATACACACCAAGAACAGATGGTACAAATTCCTAAAAATACAGATAAGAGAGAAAGCACACCGCATGATATACACAGAAATTACAGCAACCCAACTGTCCCACGGCAGAAGGATAAAACTAACTAATCTCGCAACCATATTACTTAAAACATTTCCTCCTGAATGTAGCATCTGAATCTTATGCTCATGAGATTTTGTGGAGGCAAAAATGTAAAAACAGGTGGCTGAAAGATGGGATTATGAACCCTAGTTACTTTCATTGTCTTGAG comes from Benincasa hispida cultivar B227 chromosome 2, ASM972705v1, whole genome shotgun sequence and encodes:
- the LOC120070940 gene encoding CCR4-NOT transcription complex subunit 10; translation: MDARDSSSSTAPNRDGSSSAVEDDGTLTITAALAKEAASLFQSGKYAGCVEVLNQLLQKKEDDPKVLHNIAIAEYLRDGCSNPKKLLEVLNNVKKRSENLAVSSGEQTDANPENKSTLVKGNNVSAHQTAANNANMVYMEEFDASIAILNIAIVWFNLHEYTKALAVLEPLYQNIEPIDETTALHICFLLLDVGLACRDAALSADVLLYLEKAFGVTSTSQSENVGTGVQQSTNVVAKSSSIPTNASAFESSNSDLAASVNASENALSRTLSEETFEYESMLSTLDIGGQNPATQTGFSSSNVLLRIPIDRSLSTVDLKLKLQLYKVRFLLLTRNLKQAKREAKHAMNIARGIDSSMALLLKAELEYARGNHRKAMKLLLASSNRTDMGISSMLNNNLGCIYNQLGKYHSSTVFFSKAVSNSTALWKDRKPTTVSQDNSLLIIYNCGVQYLACGKPLLAARCFQKASLIFYNRPLLWLRLAECCLMASEKGLLKDNLADSDRSDIKVHVVGTGKWRQLVLGDGISKNGCAYSSGREDGHFSSEGQPKLSISLARQCLSNALYLLNHSETSFLHSVLSSNSSLEERDSSEVATSRRNYKNLHCIDSKASASTLGSSQVTANGDAKEQKGATIQELVQNSLSYYDEISRRENLLIKQALLANLAYVELKLGNPLRSLTIARSLVELQESNKVYTFLGHVYAAEALCLLNRTKEAADHLLYYVFEGIDFKLPFSQEDCELWRIDGTADLEGANGGSTTANNSSQEDAHHIKFLRPEEARAVLLANFATVSALQGNFEEAQQFVSEALSIMPNSPEATLTAVYVDLALGKSQEAVAKLKQCSCVRFLPSGLTMKRS